In the genome of Cryptomeria japonica chromosome 8, Sugi_1.0, whole genome shotgun sequence, one region contains:
- the LOC131058592 gene encoding uncharacterized protein LOC131058592, with translation MEDVSNEDSKDEEFQEEEEEQEEQYKEEMEGERESKEVMEDSDQNSQLSNPQEEEEMVPYSLDLPTDKESSKNLEDQIRELKERIMKLEEKLNDYRMHFDNICEAFDSLYTITDGIMRKAAMGFMLGQSKIKKKARKLEKEGKMDEDIEDREDNQEDTWVNKVNRHQ, from the coding sequence ATGGAGGATGTATCCAATGAGGATTCAAAGGATGAAGagttccaagaagaagaagaggaacaagaagagCAATACAAGGAGGAGATGGAAGGAGAGCGTGAATCTAAGGAGGTCATGGAGGATTCTGACCAAAACTCACAACTTTCCAATCCTCAAGAGGAAGAGGAGATGGTTCCCTACTCACTGGATTTGCCGACGGACAAAGAAAGTAGCAAAAACTTGGAGGATCAGATTAGGGAGCTTAAGGAGAGAATCATGAAACTAGAAGAAAAACTTAATGACTACAGGATGCATTTTGATAATATATGTGAGGCATTTGATTCTCTCTACACCATCACTGATGGTATCATGAGAAAGGCTGCAATGGGGttcatgctaggacaaagcaaGATAAAGAAGAAAGCAAGAAAGCTAGAAAAGGAAGGGAAGATGGACGAGGACATTGAAGATAGGGAGGACAATCAGGAGGATACTTGGGTGAATAAGGTTAATAGACATCAGTGA